One Serinicoccus chungangensis genomic window carries:
- the rpsD gene encoding 30S ribosomal protein S4 codes for MARYTGPITKKSRRLKVDLVGGDKNFDLRPFPPGQHGRRRSQEKEYLTQLQEKQKARFTYGVMEKQFRRYYAEAARRPGKTGANLLIILESRLDNVVYRAGLARTRRAARQLVTHGHFLVNGKRVDVPSYRVEQYDIVEVRPQSVETFPFELARQTYGDRPVPAWMKVVPGSLKILIHQLPTREQIDTILTEQLIVELYSKN; via the coding sequence ATGGCCCGTTACACCGGACCCATCACCAAGAAGTCCCGCCGGCTCAAGGTCGACCTGGTCGGCGGCGACAAGAACTTCGACCTGCGCCCCTTCCCCCCGGGGCAGCACGGCCGCCGTCGCAGCCAGGAGAAGGAGTACCTCACCCAGCTGCAGGAGAAGCAGAAGGCCCGCTTCACCTACGGCGTCATGGAGAAGCAGTTCCGCCGCTACTACGCGGAGGCGGCCCGCCGCCCCGGCAAGACCGGCGCCAACCTGCTCATCATCCTGGAGTCCCGCCTCGACAACGTCGTCTACCGCGCCGGCCTGGCGCGGACCCGCCGCGCCGCCCGCCAGCTGGTGACCCACGGTCACTTCCTGGTCAACGGCAAGCGGGTCGACGTGCCCAGCTACCGCGTCGAGCAGTACGACATCGTCGAGGTCCGGCCGCAGTCGGTCGAGACGTTCCCCTTCGAGCTGGCCCGCCAGACCTACGGGGACCGGCCGGTCCCCGCCTGGATGAAGGTCGTGCCGGGGTCGCTGAAGATCCTCATCCACCAGCTGCCGACCCGTGAGCAGATCGACACGATCCTCACCGAGCAGCTCATCGTGGAGCTCTACTCCAAGAACTAG
- the rpsK gene encoding 30S ribosomal protein S11 has product MPPKSRQATGARKVRRKEKKNVAFGQAHIKSTFSNTIISITDPTGAVIAWSSSGQVGFKGSRKSTPYAAQMAAEAAARRAMDHGMKKVDVFVKGPGSGRETAIRSLTAAGLEVGAISDVTPQAHNGVRPPKKRRN; this is encoded by the coding sequence ATGCCCCCCAAGAGCCGTCAGGCCACCGGCGCACGCAAGGTGCGCCGCAAGGAGAAGAAGAACGTCGCCTTCGGGCAGGCTCACATCAAGAGCACGTTCAGCAACACCATCATCTCGATCACCGACCCGACCGGTGCCGTCATCGCCTGGTCCTCCTCGGGCCAGGTCGGCTTCAAGGGGTCGCGCAAGTCGACCCCCTACGCCGCCCAGATGGCCGCCGAGGCCGCCGCGCGTCGCGCGATGGACCACGGCATGAAGAAGGTCGACGTCTTCGTCAAGGGTCCGGGCTCGGGTCGCGAGACCGCGATCCGCTCGCTGACCGCGGCCGGCCTCGAGGTCGGCGCGATCTCCGACGTGACGCCGCAGGCGCACAACGGCGTCCGCCCGCCCAAGAAGCGTCGCAACTGA